From a single Rutidosis leptorrhynchoides isolate AG116_Rl617_1_P2 chromosome 5, CSIRO_AGI_Rlap_v1, whole genome shotgun sequence genomic region:
- the LOC139850649 gene encoding expansin-A7-like has translation MFARPRAPAVYRPSPWTLAHATFYGDESASSTMGGACGYGNIITNGYGTNTAALSSTIFSNGFACGQCFQMRCVTSPWCSKGIVTITATNLCPPNWSEGSNNGGWCNPPRTHFDMAKPAFMQIAQWKAGIVPVMYRRVPCARIGGLRFSFQGNGYWLLVYVMNVGGAGDISSMWVKGTKTAWISMSHNWGASYQAFATLKGQALSFRLTSYTTKQTIICNNVAPANWNLGLTYEANVDFH, from the exons ATGTTTGCACGCCCTCGTGCACCGGCTGTGTACCGCCCTAGTCCTTGGACTCTCGCCCATGCCACGTTTTATGGAGACGAGTCAGCATCTTCAACCATGG GAGGTGCTTGCGGATATGGGAACATAATCACTAATGGATACGGGACAAATACAGCTGCGTTGAGCTCAACAATCTTTAGTAATGGGTTCGCGTGCGGGCAATGCTTCCAAATGAGATGTGTCACGTCTCCATGGTGCTCGAAAGGCATTGTCACTATCACCGCTACAAACCTCTGCCCCCCTAATTGGTCCGAGGGATCCAATAATGGTGGATGGTGCAACCCACCTAGAACCCATTTTGACATGGCTAAGCCCGCTTTCATGCAAATTGCACAATGGAAAGCCGGTATTGTTCCAGTCATGTACCGCAG GGTGCCCTGCGCCAGGATCGGTGGTCTTAGATTTTCTTTTCAGGGTAATGGCTACTGGCTACTTGTTTACGTGATGAACGTTGGTGGTGCGGGTGACATTAGTAGCATGTGGGTCAAAGGAACCAAGACTGCTTGGATAAGCATGAGCCATAACTGGGGTGCATCATATCAAGCATTTGCGACACTTAAAGGTCAAGCCCTCTCATTTAGGCTAACTTCCTACACAACCAAACAGACCATAATATGTAACAATGTTGCACCAGCTAATTGGAACCTTGGGTTGACTTATGAAGCTAATGTAGACTTCCATTAA